The DNA segment CCTGCCCACCGCGACCCTCGTCCCGGCGGCCGGCGCCGCGCTGGGCGGGACCGCGAAACTCCAGCTCACCGGCGTCTCCGGGGACACCGTCTCGGCGACGCTCAACGAGCTGAACACCCGCCGTGAGCTGGGCGTCTTCGACCCCAGCGGCTGGACGCTGCTATGGAACACCGCAGGGCAGGCCGACTTCCCGACCGTCACGCTCACCGATCAGGCCGGCAACCGGCAGACCCTGCTGACCAAGTACCGCGTCGACAACGAGGCGCCGCAGATCGGTGCCGTCCTCGACTGGCAGACGCAGGTCGGCTCGGAGGTCGTCTCGGCGCCGCGAGGCCGGGTCGGAGGCCGGGGCTCGTTCCTCCCGACCGTCACCGACGAGACCCGGCTGCGCTACACGTGGCTGGTGGACGGCAAGGTCGTCTCCACCGACGGGCACTGGAACACCGGCACGACCAGCCGCAACGCCACAGTGGAACTGCGCGTCACGGACGCCACCGGCCACATGGCCTCGCGGAAGTTCGCCGTCGTGGTCGACAACACCAAGCCGTCTGCCGCGATCACCGCGCCCGGCACTCTGCTCCGGGGCAGCAGGCTGACCAGCACGGTCAAGGCCACGGACCCGTCCGGCATCTGGAAGACGCGGCTCTCCGGCGCATCGGCCGACTTCGCGGCGCCCTACACGTCGTCGATCGCCGCCGGCAAGGACGGCAAGAAGACGCTGACCTGGACGGTCACCGACCGGCTCGGCAATGCGACGGTGGTCAAGCGGACCGTGACCGTCGACAACACCAAGGCCACTGTGGCGTTCGCGAAGGCGCCGAAGAACAAGGCGAAGGTCAAGGGGACCGTCAAGGTCGCGGCGTCGGCTAGTGACAAGAACGGTGTGGCCCGGGTCGAGCTGCTGGTCAACGGCAAGGTCGTCGCCGTCGACAAGAAAGCCGCGTACAAGTTCTCGCTGAACACCAAGAAGTACGGCAAGAAGATCAAGGTCCAACTGCGGGCGTACGACAAGGCGGGCAACCTCACCACGTCGTCCACCCGAACCTGGTACCGCCGCTGATCCGAGTCTCACCGACCGGCCCGTCTCCCGACAGGGGGGCGGGCCGGTTTGCGTTTGCGGCAAGCCGTGTCACACTGTTCTAGAACTGTAGAGTTCTAGAACAGTGGGGTGAGTCGTGTCCGATCTTGTGTTGCCCTCCGGCAGCGTCATGGCGGAGCCGGGCGAGCTCGGCCGGTTCGGTGAGTACGGGGGCCGTTTCGTTCCCGAGTCGCTGATCCCGGCCTGTGCCCGGGTCGAGGAGGCCTTCCGGGACGCCTGGAGTGACCCGCGGTTCCGCCGCGATCTGGATCGTCTGCTGGCCGTGCACGCCGGACGGCCGACAGCACTCACCCCGGCCTGGCGGCTCTCCGCCGAGCTCGGCATCAACGTGCTGCTCAAGCGCGAGGACCTGGCGCACACCGGCTCCCACAAAATCAACAACGTGCTCGGCCAGGCGCTGTTGGCCCGCCGGATGGGCAAGACGCGGCTGCTCGCCGAGACCGGCGCCGGGCAGCACGGCGTGGCGACCGCGACGGCCGGGGCGCTGCTCGGGCTCGGCGTCACTGTCTACATGGGCGAGAAGGACATCGAGCGGCAGGCGCTGAACGTCTTCCGGATGAAGATGCTCGGCACCGAGGTGGTTCCGGTGACCAGCGGCAGCCGGACGCTCAAGGACGCCACCAGCGAGGCCATGCGGCAGTGGGTCACCTGCGTCGACGAGGCGCACTACTGCCTCGGCTCGGTGATGGGACCCCATCCGTACCCCTGGATGGTCCGGGAGTTCCAGCGGGTCATCGGGGACGAGGCGCGGCAGCAGTGCGCGGCCGAGCTGAGCACCGGAGTGCCGGACTACGTGGTCGCCTGCGTGGGCGGCGGATCGAACGCGGCCGGGACGTTCGCCGGGTTCGCCGACACCGGCGCTCAGCTGATCGGCGTGGAGGCGAGTGGCGGCGCGGCCGTCGCGTCCGGGCAGACGGGCGTTCTGCACGGCTTCCGGTCGTACCTCCTGCAGGACGAGAACGGGCAGGTCAGCGAGGCGCACTCGATCGCGCCGGGGCTTGACTACCCGGGGGTGGGCCCGGAGCACGCGCACCTCAACGACATCGGGCGGGCCCGGTACGTCACGGTCGGCGATGACGAGGTCGTCCCGGCGGTGCACCGGCTGGCCCGTACCGAGGGGATCCTGCCGGCGCTGGAGTCGGCGCACGCCATCGCGTGGGTGATCCGGGCGGCCGGCACGGGCGAGCTGCCGCCGTTCTCGACGGTCCTGGTGACGCTCTCCGGCCGGGGTGACAAGGACGTGGCGACCCTGATGGAGGCCGACCCGATGGAGGCTGGCCCGATGGAGGCTGGATCGTGAAGCGCTTGGTCCCCTACGTCACCGGCGGTATCCGTCCTGATTGGACGCGCTACCTGGTCGAGTACGAACGCAACGGCGCCACGGCCATCGAGATCGGGCTGCCGTTCTCGGATCCGATCCTGGACGGGCCGACCATCCAGGAGGCGTCGGACCGCGCGCTGAGCCGTGGGGTGACGGTGGCGTCGGTGCTGAGCGACATCTCTGATCTGTCGCTCACCGTGCCGCTCATCGCGATGACCTACTACAACTTGGTGATCAACAAGGGTCCTGAGCGGTTCTGCGCCGACCTGGCCGCGGCCGGTGTCTCCGGCCTGATCGTGCCGGACCTGCCGATCGACGAGGCCGGCCCGGTCGTGACGGCAGCCGAGCGGCACGGTGTCGACCTCGTCCTGCTGGCCGCACCGACGACCCCGCCCGACCGCCTCGCCGAGATCGCCGCACGGAGCGGGGGATGGATCTACGCGGTCTCGACGATGGGCACGACCGGCGAGCGCGATCAGGTCGCCGAGGAGGGCATCCGGCTGGCGAAGGACCTGCGGGAACTCACCGGGAAGCCGGTGCTGCTCGCCTTCGGCATCTCCCGCCCCGAGCACGCGGTGGCCGCCGCCGAGGCCTCGGACGGCGTGGTGATCGGCGCCGCGCTGATGCGCCGGATCCTGGACGGCGGCGAGCCCGAGGAGTTGGGCGCGGTCCTCGGAGAGTTCCGGGCGGCCCTCGATACTGTGGCGGTCTAGAAGACCGTGACAGGAGGACCATGGCGGATCGAGTACCGGCCTATCGGCGCATCGCCACCGACCTGGCCGAGAAGATCCGCGAGGGCGTCTACCGGCCCGGCGACGCGCTGCCGGCGCAGCGGGAGCTGAGCGCCAGTTACGGCGTGACGCTGATGACCCTGCGCCAGGCGCTTCAAGAACTCCGCGACCAGGGCTTGATCGTGCAGCAGGCGGGCCGGGGCACCTACGTGACCCCGGCCCATGCCGCCTACCGTGTCGACACGCTGCGCAGTTTCGTCGAGGACCTGCGCGAACAGGGTCACGACGTGACGACCGAGGTGCTGTCGTTCCAGGGTGGGATCTTGGAGCGTCTACGCCTGCTCGGCGGCGTGCCGGCGATCCACCAACGCTCCAAGATCGCCGAACCGTTCGCCGCTAAGGTGCATTCCGGAAATTTCCGGAATGTCTCGCTTTACGAAGCGCTGACCGAAGCCGGCGCCACCATCGCGCGAGCCTCCGAGCGGATCATCCCCGGCCTCCTGGGCGACGACCACGCCCGACTCCTGCGACGGCCCGCGGGCAGCCCGGTCTTCGTCAGCGAACGAACCACCTACGGCATCGGCGACGAGATCCTCGTCGAAGACCGGGCGGTCATCCTCGGCGACCTGCTGGAGATCAGGGCAGAGCGGGCCGCCACCCGCCTGTCCCTGCAGTGGAGTTCAGTCGATCTGCGGTAGTGGCGGGCCGAGGACGTCGTCGGCGTCGACGATGGTGTAGGCGTAGCCCTGCTCGGCCAGGAAACGCTGGCGGTGTGCGGCGTACTCGGTGTCGATCGTGTCCCGGGAGACGACCGTGTAGAAGTGGGCCTGCCGGCCGTCACCCTTCGGGCGCAGCACCCGGCCGAGCCGCTGGGCCTCCTCCTGGCGGGAGCCGAAGGTGCCGGACACCTGGATCGCCACCGCCGCCTCGGGCAGGTCGATCGAGAAGTTGCCGACCTTGGAGAGGATCAGCGTCCGCAGCGAGCCGTCGCGGAACGCGTCGAAGAGGCGCTCGCGCTCCTTGTTCGTCGTGGAGCCCTGCACGATCGGGGCATCGAGGTATTCGCCCAGCTCGTGCAGCTGCTCCAGGAAACCGCCGATGACCAGGACCTGCTCGTTCGGGTGCTTGGCGATCAGCGCCTTCACCACCGGCAGCTTGGTGCGGGCCGAGGCGGCCATCCGGTAGCGCTCCTCGGCCTCGGCCACCGCGTACGTCATCCGCTCCGAATCGGTGAGCGTGACCCGGACCTCGACACACTCGGCCGGGGCGATCCAGCCCTGCGCCTCGATGTCCTTCCACGGGGCGTCGTAGCGCTTGGGACCGATCAGCGAGAACACGTCGCCCTCCCGCCCGTCCTCGCGGACCAGGGTGGCGGTGAGGCCGAGCCGGCGGCGGGCCTGCAGGTCGGCCGTGAACCGGAAGATCGGCGCGGGCAGCAGGTGCACCTCGTCGTAGACCACCAGGCCCCAGTCGCGTGCCCCGAAGAGGTCGAGGTGGGTGAAGGCGCCGCCGCGGCGTGAGGTGAGCACCTGGTACGTCGCGATGGTGACCGGGCGGATCTCCTTGCGCTCGCCGCTGTACTCCCCGATCTCCTCCTCGGTCAGCGTGGTGCGGGCCAGCAGCTCGCGTTTCCACTGGCGGCCGGCGACCGTGTTCGTCACCAGGATCAGGGTGGTGGCCTTGGCCGTCGCCATCGCTGCCGCGCCGACCAGGGTCTTGCCGGCGCCACAGGGCAGCACGACGACGCCGGAGCCACCAGCCCAGAAGCCGTCCACGGCCTCCTGCTGGTAGGACCGGAGGACCCAGCCGTCCTCCTTCAGCGCGATCTCGTGCGCCTCGCCGTCGACGTAACCGGCGAGGTCCTCGGCGGGCCAGCCGAGCTTGAGGAGAGCCTGCTTGAGCCGGCCGCGCTCGGATCCGTGCACGGCGATCGTCTCGTCGTCCAGCCGGGCGCCGAGCATGCCGGCCAGTTTCTTCGACTTCGCCACCTCGACCAGCACGATCTTGTCGAGGCCGCGTAGGACAAGGCCGTGGACCGGGTCGTTGAGCAGCTGCAACCGTCCGTACCGATCCATGGTCTCGGCGATGTCGACGAGCAGCGCATGCGGAACCGGGTAACGCGAGAACTTGATGAGAGCGTCGACCACGCTCTCGGCGTCGTGGCCGGCCGCCCGGGAGTTCCAGAGCCCGAGCGGGGTCAGACGATAGGTGTGTACGTGCTCCGGCGAGCGTTCCAGCTCGGCGAAAGGTGCGATCGCCATCCGGCACGCGTGCGCGTCCGGATGATCCACCTCGAGGAGCAGGGTTTTGTCCGATTGCACGATCAGTGGTCCGCCGCTCACCTGCAAAACCCTCCGTAGAAAGCCGACCCTCCAGTTTGCCACGGAAATTCGATGCAACATTCCGAGCCGCTGATGCGTGTATAGGTTGCCGGGCCGTGTGCAATACGGGGGCACGCGGCCCGGCAATACCTGCTTTCGGTGCTTACTCCTCGGTCACCGCGGCGGTGATCCGGTGCAGGGCGAAGGTGTGCAGGCTCTCGCCCCGCTCGTCCTCGGCGCGGAGGTAACCCGCGCTCATCGAGACGGGTTTGACCAGGCGGGACAGGGTGGCGCCGTGCGAATCGACGTACCCGACCCAGACTTTGACCTTGTCCCGGACCGCCTGCTGGAGCACCGCCATGGCCTGACTGTGCTGCTGCACGGCGGTCAGTCCGGGCACCGCCTGGCCCTGTGCCGCGCGCACGGTCACCGGCGCCCTCCGCGCCGCGCGCGTCGCGATGTCGCCGCGGCGGAGTTGTTCGACCACGCCGGCCAGGCGGGGGCCGGCCAGGAGAGGCGGTCCGAGCGGTTCGGCGATTCTGGGGGTACGGGTGGGAGCCCGCCGCGCTTTGGGCCGAGTCAGAACCATGGCGCCACCCGCGTCCTCGGCCACCGGGGCGTACCCCGCATCCCGCAGCGCCCCCAGCAGCCGGGCCACCGGGCGCGGGCTGACCAGCACGGTCGGCGCGATCCGGCGCAGGTCGACCGGGACCAGGCGCTTGTCACCGAGCACCTCGGCGAGCAGGGCCTCGTCGTCGCTGCGCAGGTAGGACCCGGCCGAGCCGCTGCGCAGTCCGCCGTGCTTGCGCGCGGTGTCGTCGATCAGATAGGTCAGCGTCTGCGGCACCGGCGTGCGGGACCGCCGGCGGAAGAGCGTGTGCAGGTCGTCGGCGCGGTAACCGATGTCGAGCGCCCGCCGGACGCTCGCCGGAGTGACCCGGAACACGCTGGCGGCGCCCGCCGACTCCGGCTCGGCGACCGCGTCCAACTCGCCGGCGAGATCCGGCTCCGGCGGGCCGGGCACCACCACGGTGAGGTCGGCCTGGACCAGGATGTGGTCGACCGGGGCGGGCAGCAGCGCGTCCAGGGAACGGATCGCGTCGGCCGGGGCCTCGGCCGGGTGCAGCCCCAGCGGGTCGGTCTCGTCCGGTTCCGGGTCGGCCAGGAGCAGGCGGGCGTACGAGGTGATCGCCCCGAGCCCGGTCACCCCGAGCAGGGTGGCGCCGGCGTAGGCGTCCCGGTGTGCCACCTCCCGGCCGCGCGAACGCCGTGGCGTCTGCCAGGCGAGCAGGCCGAGCAGGTCGTCGACGGCCGGCGCGGCGCCCGGCTCCAGGTCGGTGAGGGCGTCCAGCGCCTCCCGGCGGGCCTGCGGCGCCCCGGCCCGTTCGGCGTCCGGCGCGAGGGCGTTGATCGGGCGGTCCCGCTCGTCGCGGCGGCCGATCAGGCCGGGCTGGCGGGTCATCGCGAGCCAGGACCGGGCCAGTGCCGACCAGCGGTGCGCCACTCCGGCGGCTCGCCACAGGTCGTAGGCGGCGGTCGGCAGGAACACGTCCTGAGCGGCGCCGTTCGTCGCCCGGGCGTTGACCTCGGACTCGCCGAGCAGGCCCGCCGCGTACGAGATCTCGATCAGCAGGGCGGCGCCCGGCTCGTCGACACCCGCGGCCCGGGCCAGGCGCTTGAGGTCACGGACACCGAGGCCACCGGCGCGCAGCACGGGCGCCGCCTCGGCGGCGAGCGCCTCGAGGATCGCCTCGGTGGCCCGGACCGCCTCCATGACCTGACCGGCGCCGGCCGAGTCGGCGGCCTTGCGGTCGCGGACCGGCGCCTCCGGCAGCGGCGGGAACGGGCGCAGCGCGCCGAGCGGCCCGGTGTCGCGGCGCAGCAGCATGCCGACCTCGCGGGGCAGCTCGACCAGCTCACCGTCCGGGCGCGGCGCACGGCCGGCCTCCGAGACCGGAACCAGGATGTGCTGCTCGACGAGCCATCGGATGGGCTCGGCGACCTCGGCTTTGTCGCCCGCATCGTCATCCGGGCCGGGGCGCGGGAGGGCCGGGCGCGGGAGTGCCCCGATCGGGGGACCCGCGGCCAGGCGGTCCAGGACGGCTCGAGCCCCGGCCGGGGCGGCGAGCACGGTCCGGCGCAGCTTGGCGCGGTCGGCGACGAGAGCGCCGGCGGCGGGGTCCAGGAAGTCGGCGGGACGGCCGAGGCCGGCCGGGTACGGGGAGGTGACCTCGTCGACGGCGCCCACCACCTGCAGCGCCTCCGGTGGGCCGTGCAGAAGGAAGCGGACGCGGAGGCGGTCGACTGCCACCCGTACGTCCTCGGGGTCGACCCCCTCGGTGAGCTGGAGAATCGCGTCGACAGAGGTCAGCGCGGTGTCCGTGGCGCGGCTCAGGCGGGCCGCGTCCAGGATCAGAAGTGTGAACTCGT comes from the Actinoplanes sp. OR16 genome and includes:
- a CDS encoding DNA repair helicase XPB, whose translation is MSGGPLIVQSDKTLLLEVDHPDAHACRMAIAPFAELERSPEHVHTYRLTPLGLWNSRAAGHDAESVVDALIKFSRYPVPHALLVDIAETMDRYGRLQLLNDPVHGLVLRGLDKIVLVEVAKSKKLAGMLGARLDDETIAVHGSERGRLKQALLKLGWPAEDLAGYVDGEAHEIALKEDGWVLRSYQQEAVDGFWAGGSGVVVLPCGAGKTLVGAAAMATAKATTLILVTNTVAGRQWKRELLARTTLTEEEIGEYSGERKEIRPVTIATYQVLTSRRGGAFTHLDLFGARDWGLVVYDEVHLLPAPIFRFTADLQARRRLGLTATLVREDGREGDVFSLIGPKRYDAPWKDIEAQGWIAPAECVEVRVTLTDSERMTYAVAEAEERYRMAASARTKLPVVKALIAKHPNEQVLVIGGFLEQLHELGEYLDAPIVQGSTTNKERERLFDAFRDGSLRTLILSKVGNFSIDLPEAAVAIQVSGTFGSRQEEAQRLGRVLRPKGDGRQAHFYTVVSRDTIDTEYAAHRQRFLAEQGYAYTIVDADDVLGPPLPQID
- a CDS encoding Ig-like domain-containing protein; its protein translation is MRAAAAVLAAALVIAGPAPASAAEQADDETAPTIVDSGIAPGLIGVRPTITATVSDDVGVVRVELTSGRVRLATMAGTDLTTVTLRADLSSLRPPDAELILSAYDAAGNVGSSTTWVLLDQDLPTATLVPAAGAALGGTAKLQLTGVSGDTVSATLNELNTRRELGVFDPSGWTLLWNTAGQADFPTVTLTDQAGNRQTLLTKYRVDNEAPQIGAVLDWQTQVGSEVVSAPRGRVGGRGSFLPTVTDETRLRYTWLVDGKVVSTDGHWNTGTTSRNATVELRVTDATGHMASRKFAVVVDNTKPSAAITAPGTLLRGSRLTSTVKATDPSGIWKTRLSGASADFAAPYTSSIAAGKDGKKTLTWTVTDRLGNATVVKRTVTVDNTKATVAFAKAPKNKAKVKGTVKVAASASDKNGVARVELLVNGKVVAVDKKAAYKFSLNTKKYGKKIKVQLRAYDKAGNLTTSSTRTWYRR
- a CDS encoding helicase-associated domain-containing protein, which gives rise to MATTFADQLRSLPDEALGALIQLRPDLVVPVPADISALAVRAQSRNSVARCLDGLDEFTLLILDAARLSRATDTALTSVDAILQLTEGVDPEDVRVAVDRLRVRFLLHGPPEALQVVGAVDEVTSPYPAGLGRPADFLDPAAGALVADRAKLRRTVLAAPAGARAVLDRLAAGPPIGALPRPALPRPGPDDDAGDKAEVAEPIRWLVEQHILVPVSEAGRAPRPDGELVELPREVGMLLRRDTGPLGALRPFPPLPEAPVRDRKAADSAGAGQVMEAVRATEAILEALAAEAAPVLRAGGLGVRDLKRLARAAGVDEPGAALLIEISYAAGLLGESEVNARATNGAAQDVFLPTAAYDLWRAAGVAHRWSALARSWLAMTRQPGLIGRRDERDRPINALAPDAERAGAPQARREALDALTDLEPGAAPAVDDLLGLLAWQTPRRSRGREVAHRDAYAGATLLGVTGLGAITSYARLLLADPEPDETDPLGLHPAEAPADAIRSLDALLPAPVDHILVQADLTVVVPGPPEPDLAGELDAVAEPESAGAASVFRVTPASVRRALDIGYRADDLHTLFRRRSRTPVPQTLTYLIDDTARKHGGLRSGSAGSYLRSDDEALLAEVLGDKRLVPVDLRRIAPTVLVSPRPVARLLGALRDAGYAPVAEDAGGAMVLTRPKARRAPTRTPRIAEPLGPPLLAGPRLAGVVEQLRRGDIATRAARRAPVTVRAAQGQAVPGLTAVQQHSQAMAVLQQAVRDKVKVWVGYVDSHGATLSRLVKPVSMSAGYLRAEDERGESLHTFALHRITAAVTEE
- a CDS encoding GntR family transcriptional regulator — protein: MADRVPAYRRIATDLAEKIREGVYRPGDALPAQRELSASYGVTLMTLRQALQELRDQGLIVQQAGRGTYVTPAHAAYRVDTLRSFVEDLREQGHDVTTEVLSFQGGILERLRLLGGVPAIHQRSKIAEPFAAKVHSGNFRNVSLYEALTEAGATIARASERIIPGLLGDDHARLLRRPAGSPVFVSERTTYGIGDEILVEDRAVILGDLLEIRAERAATRLSLQWSSVDLR
- the trpA gene encoding tryptophan synthase subunit alpha → MKRLVPYVTGGIRPDWTRYLVEYERNGATAIEIGLPFSDPILDGPTIQEASDRALSRGVTVASVLSDISDLSLTVPLIAMTYYNLVINKGPERFCADLAAAGVSGLIVPDLPIDEAGPVVTAAERHGVDLVLLAAPTTPPDRLAEIAARSGGWIYAVSTMGTTGERDQVAEEGIRLAKDLRELTGKPVLLAFGISRPEHAVAAAEASDGVVIGAALMRRILDGGEPEELGAVLGEFRAALDTVAV
- the trpB gene encoding tryptophan synthase subunit beta gives rise to the protein MAEPGELGRFGEYGGRFVPESLIPACARVEEAFRDAWSDPRFRRDLDRLLAVHAGRPTALTPAWRLSAELGINVLLKREDLAHTGSHKINNVLGQALLARRMGKTRLLAETGAGQHGVATATAGALLGLGVTVYMGEKDIERQALNVFRMKMLGTEVVPVTSGSRTLKDATSEAMRQWVTCVDEAHYCLGSVMGPHPYPWMVREFQRVIGDEARQQCAAELSTGVPDYVVACVGGGSNAAGTFAGFADTGAQLIGVEASGGAAVASGQTGVLHGFRSYLLQDENGQVSEAHSIAPGLDYPGVGPEHAHLNDIGRARYVTVGDDEVVPAVHRLARTEGILPALESAHAIAWVIRAAGTGELPPFSTVLVTLSGRGDKDVATLMEADPMEAGPMEAGS